Proteins encoded in a region of the Vicia villosa cultivar HV-30 ecotype Madison, WI linkage group LG5, Vvil1.0, whole genome shotgun sequence genome:
- the LOC131605380 gene encoding uncharacterized protein LOC131605380: MARPIEYVRDINDSKDLWKISVRCKHIWSVTSASKKEHLEMILVDSKGSMIQAVVPPYLVAKFKEYLCHGCSYVMQNFKVGSNDFSFKSTDHKHKLVFYGSTSLKKTDNPEIPVNVLNLLSLSDTVDGKFQSNILVGNRLLGLSHVLGGVVEITQSNVSSDNSKSKVVFSITDNSKSMVVCTLWGQFAIQFNEYWTKIRMMARGNFPLNVSNAWNGTKLIINDTGFEHVSKLKESFKGDFPKLSDTGVQVTASQNSQYSNFDKFVWKADVLSLAEIGGLQQETTCVTVATLDKFDVGQSGWYYDGCVDCTKSVTLRDGKLKCYAKHISPFPVPRFKLEILAVDGKCNAKFIFWDADCVKLVGKSAAEIINGLKRTGEYDPLEFPYELDLILKRELAIRAVFQSKNGRLSVIGFRVDTETRNRVKDNFRAEEPTSRLRIIEPTSQDEFPSVSEPLSVSADYDPSASNTNLTPSKRILTEVVEEIEGVQLSSTKLIKDIKKEE, from the exons ATGGCGCGTCCAATTGAGTATGTGAGAGATATCAATGACTCAAAGGACCTATGGAAGATTTCTGTTAGGTGCAAACATATTTGGTCAGTcacaagtgcttcaaagaaggaaCACCTTGAAATGATTCTCGTGGATTCTAAG GGATCTATGATTCAAGCTGTTGTACCTCCGTACTTGGTTGCCAAGTTCAAGGAATATCTCTGTCATGGTTGTTCATACGTAATGCAGAATTTTAAAGTAGGTTCCAATGACTTTTCTTTTAAGTCCACCGATCACAAACACAAGCTGGTGTTCTATGGATCAACTTCCCTTAAGAAAACGGACAACCCAGAAATTCCTGTTAATGTTCTCAATCTACTTAGTCTGTCTGACACTGTAGATGGCAAgttccaatcaaatattttagTTGGTAACCGTCTTCTTGGACTAAGTC ATGTTCTTGGTGGAGTTGTAGAGATTACTCAATCCAACGTCAGTTCTGATAACAGCAAGAGCAAAGTTGTTTTTTCAATTACTGATAATAG CAAATCCATGGTTGTGTGTACGTTATGGGGTCAATTTGCAATCCAATTCAATGAGTATTGGACAAAAATAAGGATGATG GCTCGAG GAAACTTTCCTTTAAACGTATCCAATGCGTGGAATGGCACAAAACTGATCATTAATGATACTGGTTTTGAACATGTTTCCAAGCTAAAAGAAAG TTTTAAAGGTGATTTCCCAAAGTTATCAGATACAGGCGTCCAAGTTACTGCATCACAAAATTCACAATACTCAAATTTCGATAAGTTTGTATGGAAAGCTGATGTTTTAAGTCTTGCAGAAATAGGGGGTTTGCAACAG GAAACTACATGTGTAACTGTTGCCACGCTGGATAAATTTGATGTTGGACAATCTGGATGGTATTACGATGGATGTGTTGACTGTACAAAAAGTGTGACTTTGAGGGATGGAAAGCTTAAGTGTTATGCAAAACATATAAGTCCTTTTCCCGTGCCCAG GTTTAAACTGGAAATATTGGCTGTTGACGGTAAATGCAATGCTAAGTTCATTTTTTGGGATGCCGACTGTGTTAAGTTGGTAGGCAAATCCGCTGCTGAGATTATAAATGGTCTAAAAAGG ACTGGGGAGTATGATCCGCTTGAATTCCCTTACGAACTTGATTTAATATTGAAGCGTGAGTTGGCTATCAGAGCTGTATTCCAGTCCAAAAATGGACGCCTTTCTGTGATTGGTTTCAGAGTTGATACGGAAACCCGTAACAGAGTTAAGGACAATTTTAGAGCTGAAGAG CCTACATCTAGGCTTCGCATAATTGAACCAACATCGCAGGACGAATTTCCAAGTGTTTCT GAACCTCTGTCTGTCTCAGCTGATTATGATCCTTCTGCCTCAAATACTAATCTTACCCCTTCTAAGAGAATTTTGACCGAAGTTGTTGAGGAAATTGAAGGTGTCCAGCTTTCGTCGACGAAGTTAATTAAAGATATCAAGAAGGAAGAGTAG
- the LOC131605381 gene encoding uncharacterized protein LOC131605381 produces the protein MDTTIIKRKRKSALARRHRRAVLNERTKKRNKVDENGRIQKRRSPLGGVAKSSAKLLQIGLKESVSYNLMEKHAYENIIYQATPQPNTTDSHFSSESSISNITAVSLTPAQKSAMARERRKSLINLKKSRTRTTPATNGSCNTIETDNLHSPPITSVVSSSRKKKTHDVRTIAANLFNDFSNVANGGISSSTGNRVGTTEVDIEDDDSSDEDRSDKSFSDSECEFINNNPDYDSASSVDDHEQQNTNYSSINDHDSGYSDIGDPAIECTRCGALMWYGEKSDKRKHSVVPKFQQCCGNGKILLPLLKLPPPYLNQLLFQDNGADNQNYQQYYRLYNMMFAFTSPGMKFDNRFNAGGGPPNIRVHGQPCHRIGSMMPLNGQTPRFSQLYIYDTENEIQHRIKGMGNNPNIIPHVVTELKNMLDEFNTHAKSFRMAADRLRHSDVPELKLRLIADRSKDGRIYNQPNVAEVAALIVGDVDTGDKREIILERQSGKQVQKKKMNKLTIREWLAYRIQTRATEAHTLLRSRRLFQQFLVDGFCMMESQRLNYIRKHQKKLRVSMYSNLTGPDQGSDTQGSNKGKRVVLPSTYVGSRRYMEQLYFDGMAICSHVGFPELFITFTCNPKWPELKRLTDKIKLHPHDRPDLISRVFKIKLDELLSDLTKKHVLGRVVAYIYIIEFQKRGLPHAHILLFMHPESKCPSPEDINNIISA, from the exons atggatacaactATCATTAAGAGGAAGAGGAAATCGGCACTCGCAAGAAGACATCGGAGAGctgtcttgaatgaaagaacaaaaaaaaggAATAAAGTTGATGAAAATGGAA GGATTCAGAAGCGTCGCTCACCACTCGGTGGAGTTGCAAAATCATCAGCCAAACTATTGCAAATTGGTCTGAAAGAATCTGTGTCATACAATCTTATGGAAAAACATGCATACGAAAATATTATCTATCAGGCAACACCTCAGCCTAACACGACAGATAGTCATTTCTCATCTGAAAGCTCCATATCAAATATTACTGCTGTTTCACTCACCCCTGCACAGAAATCTGCAATGGCACGTGAGAGGAGAAAGTCActtataaatttgaaaaaatctCGCACACGCACAACACCAGCCACGAACGGAAGTTGTAACACCATAGAAACTGATAATCTTCATTCTCCG CCTATAACATCCGTCGTTTCATCCAGCAGAAAGAAAAAAACTCATGATGTCCGAACCATCGCAGCAAATTTATTCAATGACTTTTCTAATGTTGCCAATGGGGGTATCTCTTCCTCCACAGGCAACCGCGTTGGTACAACCGAAGTAGACATTGAAGACGATGATAGTTCGGACGAGGATAGATCGGACAAATCGTTTAGTGATAGTGAATGTGAGTTCATAAACAACAATCCTGACTATGATTCAGCATCAAGCGTCGATGACCATGAGCAGCAAAATACAAATTATAGTTCGATTAATGATCATGATTCAG GATACTCAGATATAGGTGATCCTGCAATAGAATGTACACGTTGTGGGGCACTTATGTGGTACGGAGAGAAATCTGATAAACGAAAACATAGTGTTGTCCCCAAATTCCAACAGTGTTGTGGAAATGGCAAGATTTTGCTTCCTCTTTTGAAATTACCTCCTCCTTATCTTAACCAGTTGTTGTTTCAAGATAATGGTGCGGATAATCAGAATTATCAGCAATATTATAGATTGTACAACATGATGTTTGCCTTTACATCTCCTGGTATGAAGTTTGACAACAGGTTCAATGCCGGTGGAGGTCCTCCTAACATAAGAGTACATGGACAGCCTTGCCATAGGATTGGGAGCATGATGCCGCTTAATGGACAGACACCCAGATTTTCTCAGCTATATATTTACGACACTGAAAATGAAATACAACATCGAATCAAAGGAATGGG AAACAATCCAAATATAATTCCGCATGTTGTGACCGAATTGAAGAATATGCTTGACGAGTTCAACACACATGCTAAATCTTTTAGGATGGCTGCAGACAGGCTACGACATTCCGATGTACCAGAATTGAAGTTAAGATTAATTGCAGATAGATCAAAAGATGGTAGAATTTACAATCAACCCAATGTTGCAGAAGTTGCTGCATTGATAGTAGGCGACGTTGACACCGGAGATAAAAGGGAGATTATTCTTGAGAGACAAAGCG GGAAacaagttcaaaaaaaaaagatgaataaGCTTACCATAAGAGAATGGCTTGCGTATCGCATTCAAACAAGAGCAACTGAGGCACATACGCTTTTGAGATCACGGAGACTGTTTCAGCAATTTTTAGTTGATGGATTCTGTATGATGGAGTCCCAAAGATTGAATTATATCCGCAAGCATCAGAAGAAACTTAGAGTTTCTATGTACTCCAATCTTACCGGTCCAGACCAAGGATCGGACACACAGGGTTCAAACAAAGGTAAAAGGGTAGTTTTGCCGTCAACCTATGTTGGTAGCAGGAGATACATGGAGCAGCTTTATTTTGATGGAATGGCTATTTGTAGCCACGTTGGTTTTCCCGAACTTTTTATCACTTTTACTTGCAATCCAAAGTGGCCCGAACTTAAGAGACTTACCGACAAAATAAAGCTTCATCCTCACGATCGCCCTGACCTCATATCCCGAGTTTTTAAAATCAAGTTGGATGAGCTGTTGTCTGATTTAACAAAAAAGCATGTATTGGGGAGAGTTGTTGCAT ATATATACATAATTGAGTTTCAAAAAAGAGGTTTACCACATGCACATATTCTGTTATTTATGCATCCCGAAAGCAAGTGTCCCAGTCCAGAAGATATAAACAACATCATTTCAGCATAA